A window of Kineococcus sp. NBC_00420 genomic DNA:
CGCGGTACTCGCGGTTCTTCACCTCACGGGGGACGCCGATGCGCATGGTGCTCTCCTCAGGTCGGTCGGTGGTGACGGGTTGGTCGCTCTCCGTCCAGGGTGAAGAGGGTTCGAGGGGACGGCAAGCAACCTGCAGGAGATTCGTGGGAGGGTCGGTTCGTGGCAGATCCTTCGAGAGACCGCCCCCTCGACCCGCCGTCGCCGAAGAAGCTGCAACGGGTGGTGGACCCCGTCGACCGCGCGATCCTGCGCATCCTGGCCGAGGACGCCCGCACCACCAACGCGGCCCTGGCCCAGCAGGTGGGGATCGCCGCCTCGACCTGCCTGCTGCGGGTCCGGGCGCTGCGCGAGTCGGGGGTCATCCGGGGTTTCCACGCCGACGTCGATCCCGCGGCCCTCGGGCTGGACCTGCAGGCGATGATCGCCGTGA
This region includes:
- a CDS encoding Lrp/AsnC family transcriptional regulator; translated protein: MADPSRDRPLDPPSPKKLQRVVDPVDRAILRILAEDARTTNAALAQQVGIAASTCLLRVRALRESGVIRGFHADVDPAALGLDLQAMIAVKLAAHARGSMGPFVARMRRRPEVLDVYFVAGADDYLLHVAVESTAALRDFVAEHLSHDADVGLTETSLIFEHTRGVGRG